In Oryza sativa Japonica Group chromosome 2, ASM3414082v1, the following are encoded in one genomic region:
- the LOC4329676 gene encoding NADPH-dependent pterin aldehyde reductase produces MTAGSKGGGGGVAAARAAAAGPRTVLITGVSRGLGRALALELARRGHAVVGCGRSADHVRSLEAEIATPARHFLTVADVRSDSNMAELAKAVVEKKQVPDIIVNNAGTINKNNKTWSVPAEEFDTVVDTNIKGTANVLRHFIPLMIEKKHGIIVNLSSGWGRSAAAEVAPYCASKWAIEGLTRSLAKELPPGLAAIALSPGVVNTDMLNSCFGSSASLYQSTEQWAPKAATMILSLGLDDNGSSLTV; encoded by the exons ATGACGGCGGGGtccaagggcggcggcggcggcgtggcagcggcgagggcggcggcggcggggccgaggACGGTGCTCATCACGGGGGTCAGCAGGGGGCTGGGCCGCGCGCTCGCGCTGGAGCTCGCGCGGCGGGGCCACGCCGTCGTCGGCTGCGGCCGCTCCGCCGACCACGTCCGCTCCCTCGAGGCCGAGATCGCCACCCCGGCCCGCCACTTCCTCACCGTCGCCGACGTG AGGTCTGACAGCAACATGGCCGAGTTGGCAAAGGCAGTTGTGGAAAAGAAACAAGTTCCTGATATCATAG TAAACAACGCTGGTACAATAAACAAGAATAACAAGACATGGAGCGTTCCAGCGGAAGAGTTTGATACAGTGGTTGATACAAATATTAAGGGAACCGCAAATGTACTCCGTCATTTCATACCCCTTATGATAGAGAAGAAACATGGGATTATAGTCAATTTGTCCTCTGGTTGGGGTAGGTCTGCTGCTGCAGAG GTTGCCCCATATTGTGCTTCAAAGTGGGCAATTGAAGGTTTAACACGCTCCTTAGCAAAGGAGCTGCCTCCTGGATTGGCAGCAATTGCCCTTAGCCCTGGTGTTGTGAATACTGACATGCTTAATTCATGCTTCGGAAGCTCGGCCTCATTATACCAATCAACTGAACAATG ggCACCCAAGGCAGCTACGATGATACTAAGCCTTGGCCTAGACGACAATGGCTCATCGCTCACCGTATGA
- the LOC4329677 gene encoding two-component response regulator ORR2: MGAEAVRVLVVDDSPVDRRVVELLLRAHCGGGGGAAAGEAAPFHVTAVDSGKKAMELLGRRRGDRDHLTPSSPAAAAAANDQAIDIVLTDYCMPEMTGYDLLKAIKALGSPNPIPVVVMSSENEPQRISRCLTAGAEDFILKPLKMNDVQRLRKCSGATRPKSAVAGDDDRCCNTAKKAAAAAAATPEQQQQQQRSSHLAGLAMVMNASSFEVSHYFQLIFKLILLAYAVLCLSQLLHRWSNGSSLLSLWCA; encoded by the exons ATGGGAGCGGAGGCGGTGAGGGTGCTGGTGGTGGACGACTCGCCGGTGGACAGGCGGGTCGTGGAGCTGCTTCTCCGGGcgcactgcggcggcggcggcggcgccgccgccggcgaggcggctccGTTCCACG TCACCGCCGTGGACAGCGGCAAGAAGGCGATGGAGCtgctcggccggcggcggggggacCGGGACCACCTCACCCCatcctctccggcggcggcggcggcggccaac GATCAAGCGATCGACATCGTGCTGACCGACTACTGCATGCCGGAGATGACAGGATACGATCTTCTCAAAGCCATCAAG GCGTTGGGGTCGCCGAATCCGATCCCGGTGGTGGTCATGTCGTCGGAGAATGAGCCCCAGAGGATCAGCAG ATGCTTGACAGCCGGTGCCGAGGATTTCATCCTTAAGCCTCTCAAGATGAACGATGTCCAGCGCCTCCGGAAATGCTCCGGCGCCACCAGGCCGAagtccgccgtcgccggagacgatGACCGGTGCTGCAACACGgccaagaaggcggcggcggcggccgcagccacaccggagcagcagcagcagcagcagagatcGTCGCACCTGGCAGGACTAGCCATG GTGATGAATGCATCCAGCTTCGAGGTGTCGCACTACTTCCAGCTCATCTTCAAGCTCATCCTGCTCGCCTACGCCGTGCTGTGCCTCAGCCAGCTCCTGCACAGATGGTCCAATGGCAGCAGCCTCCTCTCCCTGTGGTGCGCATGA